A portion of the Leptospira terpstrae serovar Hualin str. LT 11-33 = ATCC 700639 genome contains these proteins:
- the lmtA gene encoding lipid A Kdo2 1-phosphate O-methyltransferase, which produces MALIEELNQQGNFLFRWRSYIPGVILFLSLLYLPYVPYFQGNYNSNLYWLCGAFLVSFAGLFVRCFTIGYTPKNTSGRNTKQQVADVVNQSGIYSLVRHPLYVGNFLMYLGPVFILRDFAFALVYIMFFYLYYERIIFAEEYFLRGKFAKGYLEWADKTPAFIPRLSGYVKPNLGFSFRNIWKREYPSLFGIIVVFTVFDLIQVYFQEPILRATDITGIWKPFHTWFFGFGLVFYIVTRLIVKTTKLLEVEGR; this is translated from the coding sequence ATGGCACTTATAGAAGAACTCAACCAACAAGGCAATTTTCTCTTCCGATGGCGCTCCTACATTCCAGGAGTCATTTTGTTCCTTTCCTTACTGTATCTACCGTATGTCCCTTATTTTCAAGGTAACTATAACTCCAATTTATATTGGCTTTGTGGAGCATTTCTTGTAAGTTTTGCGGGACTTTTTGTTAGATGTTTTACGATTGGATACACACCCAAAAACACTTCGGGTAGAAACACAAAACAACAAGTTGCTGATGTGGTAAACCAATCAGGAATTTATTCGTTAGTCAGACACCCTCTTTATGTAGGGAATTTTCTGATGTATCTCGGGCCAGTTTTTATTCTTCGGGATTTCGCTTTTGCTCTCGTTTACATCATGTTCTTTTATCTATATTACGAAAGGATTATATTCGCAGAAGAATACTTCCTTCGTGGGAAATTCGCAAAAGGATATTTGGAGTGGGCAGACAAAACACCAGCTTTCATTCCTAGACTTTCTGGATATGTGAAACCTAATTTAGGTTTCTCTTTTCGAAATATTTGGAAACGTGAATACCCAAGTTTGTTTGGAATCATTGTTGTTTTTACTGTTTTTGATTTAATTCAAGTTTATTTCCAAGAACCAATACTTCGTGCCACAGACATTACTGGGATTTGGAAACCATTCCATACTTGGTTTTTTGGTTTTGGTTTAGTTTTTTATATTGTCACTCGTCTGATCGTAAAGACCACCAAACTTCTGGAAGTCGAAGGCAGATAG
- a CDS encoding 1-acyl-sn-glycerol-3-phosphate acyltransferase produces the protein MSIKSFIPAKFNLPALWFTDLTLPVLNKMVHNLESIEISETDQKTLKSFQKERLLYISNHPTTKEPGVAYHSANIMGSRFHYMAAREVFEWAYGFVGDFIQSIGAYSVLAGAPDRESLKASREILASSGGKLALFPEGEPTSGMNDTLLPFQPGVAQLGFWGLEDALKKDPEAKIWILPTFVKYRMTGSIQSMQKDIDQTITKMEQKLGIEKTGKDIVHRFLSVGKRMIEREEKEYGVPVEEGRADDFDYRLGRMRHAMLDNIARKANIPKWDADANAIEKLRRILSVLEMVSVGMPDPNGDLPSLEMATWARKAATKAYDFITIQTAYIKELPSAERLYEFLYRYENELFGEFRPRPHKAVVRFGTPFTINEYLSSYKEDKKKTLDSITERLRKELQTMLVEEKSKSNPLFPSQYIF, from the coding sequence ATGTCAATCAAATCCTTTATCCCTGCAAAGTTCAATCTCCCGGCTTTATGGTTTACGGATCTGACTCTTCCCGTTCTCAATAAAATGGTCCACAATCTAGAATCGATCGAGATCTCAGAAACGGACCAAAAGACATTAAAATCCTTTCAAAAAGAAAGATTACTTTATATCTCCAATCACCCAACTACCAAAGAACCTGGTGTGGCTTACCATTCGGCAAACATCATGGGTTCAAGGTTTCATTATATGGCCGCAAGAGAGGTATTTGAATGGGCTTACGGCTTTGTTGGTGACTTCATCCAATCCATAGGAGCCTATTCTGTGTTAGCTGGAGCACCGGATCGTGAATCACTCAAAGCATCCAGGGAAATTTTAGCATCATCAGGAGGGAAACTCGCCCTTTTTCCAGAAGGAGAACCCACGAGTGGAATGAACGATACCCTCCTACCCTTCCAACCGGGGGTGGCCCAATTAGGTTTTTGGGGTTTGGAAGATGCACTGAAAAAAGATCCAGAAGCAAAAATTTGGATTTTACCCACCTTCGTTAAGTACAGAATGACCGGTTCGATTCAATCCATGCAAAAAGACATTGATCAAACCATTACTAAAATGGAACAGAAGTTAGGGATCGAAAAGACCGGAAAAGACATCGTCCACAGATTTTTATCTGTGGGAAAACGAATGATTGAAAGAGAAGAAAAAGAATACGGAGTACCTGTCGAAGAAGGAAGAGCCGATGACTTTGATTACCGACTGGGACGAATGCGCCATGCCATGCTCGACAACATTGCAAGAAAAGCCAACATCCCCAAGTGGGACGCGGATGCCAATGCCATCGAAAAACTACGAAGGATCTTAAGTGTTCTCGAAATGGTGTCTGTCGGAATGCCCGATCCGAATGGCGATCTTCCTAGTTTAGAAATGGCCACTTGGGCAAGAAAAGCGGCCACCAAAGCCTACGATTTTATTACCATTCAAACTGCCTATATTAAAGAACTACCGAGTGCGGAACGATTGTATGAGTTTTTGTATCGCTACGAAAACGAACTTTTTGGAGAATTTAGACCCAGACCTCACAAAGCAGTCGTTAGATTTGGAACACCATTCACGATCAACGAATACTTAAGTTCTTATAAAGAAGACAAAAAGAAAACGCTAGATTCCATTACAGAACGTCTAAGAAAAGAGTTACAAACAATGCTTGTGGAAGAAAAATCCAAATCCAACCCTTTGTTTCCGAGCCAATATATTTTTTAA
- a CDS encoding SpiroCoCo family coiled-coil protein, whose translation MGLEVFLLPFLASVAVTIGLRRLDKSNTKLSQLKRYASKLTDEIHGVALQKIQLVKDAGIDLDILVKQSRKVAEDIQSLSSESRDLFEKIRASKDYLSSLSGEMEQIQDLSTQVRREKQYMEEGLSQINTHKRELREVSEDMESLHNESISMLDTFQNKLNLRSDEILQSVAHKMVELESLLETKSEFLDNSLSKIAETAREKLLSHAEVMVGETAGRLDHARKEMDLLLESMKYAQGDLDVRLTKFEDTSSLLSDKVDKFDERLEEKYQRASGKLDEKVNLLDKKIQERFDSIFDQVTHTKDSFMKGLSQETDAIKREIEDLSLETLSKRDDIINETRRQADGINQTIIQFQEKYLEAENKLLRQADIRKQELIREIEAFSEEFHRISEELKEEASSLKKSALQELKDFDRELDTVRSNQETVIKTSLFELRKELEERMHSDFQIQKTEMESDLETVQSQVKDLSESITAQTKDVDEYVEELKSALRESAHEILETAEEKAKESEEIVTEKIRIANANLEQFVSKWEDELAKMRDDQNYSIERLQDRLKEIHVEGADLLGEFQNQFQKAKSNLEMAAESKTKESISRLEDEAKLARSEVDRILKHLEESGESFFNLQEEKMDRLNETIDSKISHQLTKLLDKGNIQLGQLEEKITNHLSTVRRNLEESIKRSKDESKKQIETYQRDYEKSFKEIAKESQDFLKESLERFQDLKYEIGNGLQDLNDTKEETLSSFQSEMETLKEEILTLSSELETVKEHSDLFASAKQIADESNRAVEEISEALQALEKGRPDLDLYQSAISEFSELRKEIASELETLKEAQFQTEDIDKQVQILASNLVHVSETMEGFEQSLTEITSIENRVTKLTTEQSKIESFLSSLQESQDSVFHLVENLEGQKHNARELQARLDILDREIEVVEAREKELTETIRQAENRTSFLVEREAQIDSVERKFDKIEELLGDLSDRHRQILTLQKRLEDLKESSRETKDDLESLLGEADETFEKLSEFLDIVQGAMQSPAPTGKSDRKVSGNPLVERKRATIQNLHDNYQWSSEAISEKLNIEKSLVDSILGVRKK comes from the coding sequence ATGGGATTAGAAGTCTTTTTATTGCCTTTTTTGGCCAGTGTTGCGGTAACCATTGGGCTACGTCGTTTAGACAAATCCAACACCAAACTGTCCCAACTCAAACGTTATGCGTCTAAATTGACCGACGAAATCCATGGAGTGGCTCTTCAAAAAATCCAATTGGTAAAAGATGCCGGAATTGACTTAGACATCCTTGTGAAACAATCCCGAAAAGTTGCCGAAGACATCCAATCTTTAAGTTCCGAGTCCCGCGACCTCTTCGAAAAAATCCGAGCGAGTAAAGACTACCTATCTTCTTTATCAGGAGAGATGGAACAAATCCAAGATTTGAGTACCCAAGTCCGTCGGGAAAAACAATACATGGAAGAAGGACTCTCTCAAATCAATACCCACAAACGAGAGTTACGTGAAGTTTCCGAAGACATGGAATCCCTTCACAACGAATCCATTTCAATGTTGGATACCTTTCAAAATAAACTCAACCTGAGAAGTGATGAGATTTTACAATCTGTAGCTCATAAGATGGTGGAGCTAGAAAGTCTACTTGAAACTAAATCAGAATTTTTGGACAACTCACTTTCTAAAATTGCAGAGACAGCTCGCGAAAAACTTTTATCTCACGCAGAAGTGATGGTTGGTGAAACTGCTGGTCGTCTGGACCATGCACGCAAGGAAATGGACTTATTACTCGAGTCCATGAAATATGCACAAGGAGATTTGGATGTTCGCCTAACAAAGTTTGAAGATACGTCCTCACTTCTTTCTGACAAAGTAGATAAATTTGATGAAAGGTTAGAAGAAAAATACCAACGTGCTTCCGGCAAACTAGACGAAAAAGTAAACCTTCTCGATAAAAAAATCCAAGAACGTTTTGATTCCATCTTTGACCAAGTCACTCATACGAAAGATTCGTTTATGAAGGGCCTCTCCCAAGAAACAGATGCTATCAAACGTGAAATTGAAGATCTCTCTTTGGAAACACTTTCCAAACGAGATGACATCATCAATGAAACCAGAAGACAAGCTGATGGAATCAACCAAACCATTATCCAATTCCAAGAAAAATATTTGGAAGCGGAAAACAAACTCCTACGCCAAGCAGACATTCGCAAACAAGAGCTGATTCGTGAAATAGAAGCTTTCTCTGAAGAATTCCACCGCATCTCGGAAGAATTAAAAGAAGAAGCAAGTTCATTGAAAAAAAGTGCACTCCAAGAACTCAAAGATTTCGATCGTGAGTTGGATACTGTTCGTTCTAACCAAGAGACGGTGATCAAAACTTCTCTTTTTGAATTAAGAAAAGAACTCGAAGAAAGAATGCATTCTGATTTTCAAATCCAAAAAACAGAGATGGAATCGGATTTAGAAACAGTACAGTCCCAGGTGAAAGACTTAAGTGAATCCATAACAGCACAAACGAAAGATGTAGATGAATATGTTGAAGAATTAAAATCTGCACTCCGCGAATCAGCACATGAAATTTTAGAAACAGCAGAAGAAAAAGCCAAAGAATCGGAAGAAATTGTAACCGAAAAGATTCGAATCGCTAATGCCAATTTAGAGCAGTTTGTTAGCAAATGGGAAGACGAACTCGCAAAAATGCGAGACGACCAAAACTATAGCATTGAAAGATTGCAGGACCGATTAAAAGAAATCCATGTGGAAGGAGCTGACCTACTCGGTGAATTCCAAAACCAATTCCAAAAAGCAAAATCCAATTTGGAAATGGCGGCAGAATCCAAAACCAAAGAAAGTATTTCTCGTTTGGAAGATGAGGCAAAACTTGCTCGCAGCGAAGTGGATCGAATCCTCAAACATTTAGAGGAATCGGGAGAATCTTTCTTTAATTTACAAGAAGAGAAAATGGATAGACTCAATGAAACCATTGATTCGAAAATTTCCCACCAATTGACAAAACTTTTGGACAAAGGAAATATCCAACTCGGCCAACTCGAAGAAAAAATTACAAATCACCTAAGTACAGTTCGTCGCAATTTAGAAGAGAGTATCAAACGTTCCAAAGACGAATCCAAAAAACAAATTGAAACTTACCAAAGAGATTACGAAAAATCATTCAAAGAAATTGCGAAAGAAAGCCAAGACTTCTTAAAAGAAAGTTTGGAGCGTTTTCAAGATTTGAAATATGAGATCGGGAATGGTCTGCAAGATCTAAATGATACCAAGGAAGAAACTCTCTCCAGTTTCCAATCCGAAATGGAAACACTAAAAGAGGAAATCCTTACTCTTTCCAGCGAACTAGAAACAGTAAAAGAACATTCTGATTTATTTGCTTCCGCCAAACAAATTGCAGACGAATCCAACCGGGCCGTAGAAGAAATCTCAGAAGCCTTACAAGCCTTAGAAAAAGGCAGACCTGATCTTGACCTCTACCAATCGGCAATTTCTGAATTTTCGGAACTTAGAAAAGAAATCGCAAGTGAACTAGAAACTCTAAAAGAAGCTCAGTTCCAAACAGAAGATATCGACAAACAGGTACAAATTCTTGCATCGAACCTTGTCCATGTTTCTGAAACTATGGAAGGTTTTGAACAAAGCTTAACAGAGATTACTTCAATCGAAAATCGAGTGACCAAACTCACGACAGAACAATCGAAAATTGAATCCTTCCTTTCTTCCTTACAAGAATCACAAGACTCTGTTTTCCATTTGGTCGAAAACTTAGAAGGCCAAAAACACAATGCACGGGAACTCCAGGCTCGCCTCGACATCCTTGACCGCGAAATCGAAGTGGTGGAAGCACGGGAAAAAGAACTTACCGAAACCATCCGCCAAGCGGAAAACCGAACTTCCTTCCTTGTGGAACGAGAAGCACAGATCGATTCGGTGGAACGCAAGTTTGATAAAATTGAAGAGCTGCTAGGTGACCTTTCTGACCGCCACCGCCAAATCCTTACCCTCCAAAAACGTTTGGAAGACCTGAAAGAATCCTCAAGAGAAACCAAAGACGATTTGGAATCCCTCCTGGGAGAAGCAGACGAAACCTTCGAAAAACTTTCCGAATTCCTGGATATCGTTCAGGGAGCAATGCAAAGCCCCGCTCCGACTGGAAAATCGGACCGAAAAGTTTCGGGAAATCCCCTTGTCGAGAGAAAAAGAGCGACCATCCAGAACCTCCACGACAACTACCAATGGTCTTCCGAGGCAATTAGTGAAAAATTAAATATTGAAAAATCCCTCGTAGATAGCATCCTCGGAGTTAGAAAGAAATAA
- the map gene encoding type I methionyl aminopeptidase, producing the protein MIYIKNKSEIEKMRKAGKFAAELLVYLEPFVKAGVTTLELNDLAEAFTKKNGHRSAPLGYKGFPKSICSSINHVVCHGIPKKEDVLANGDIVNLDVSPIVDGYIGDTSKTFIVGGKSSPEAEKLVFDTEKAMWVGIEQIKPGNRIDDIGNAIDDFLTPLGYGIVRDLMGHGVGRNFHEEPQVPHFRSPRKLAKIEAGMIFTVEPMVNLGTWEVNFDKSDKWTVRTKDGKLSAQFEHTILVTDKGYEILTKV; encoded by the coding sequence GTGATTTACATTAAAAACAAATCAGAAATTGAAAAGATGAGGAAGGCGGGAAAATTTGCCGCCGAACTCCTCGTTTACCTAGAACCTTTCGTAAAAGCTGGGGTCACCACCCTAGAACTAAACGATTTGGCAGAAGCTTTTACCAAAAAAAACGGCCACAGATCGGCTCCTCTAGGATACAAAGGGTTTCCTAAATCCATCTGTTCTTCCATAAACCATGTGGTTTGCCATGGAATTCCTAAAAAAGAAGATGTCCTTGCCAATGGAGACATTGTGAACTTGGACGTATCCCCGATTGTGGATGGATACATTGGAGACACCTCCAAAACCTTTATCGTGGGGGGAAAATCCTCTCCCGAAGCAGAAAAACTGGTTTTTGATACAGAAAAAGCCATGTGGGTCGGAATTGAGCAAATAAAGCCAGGAAACCGGATTGATGATATCGGTAACGCAATCGATGATTTTTTAACTCCTTTGGGCTATGGGATTGTGCGGGATTTAATGGGACATGGCGTGGGACGCAATTTCCATGAAGAACCACAAGTGCCTCACTTTCGCTCTCCCAGAAAACTAGCAAAAATTGAAGCAGGAATGATCTTCACAGTCGAACCCATGGTCAATTTAGGAACTTGGGAAGTGAATTTTGATAAATCCGACAAGTGGACCGTCCGTACCAAAGATGGAAAACTCTCTGCCCAATTTGAGCATACCATACTTGTCACAGACAAAGGGTACGAAATTCTAACAAAAGTTTGA
- a CDS encoding response regulator: MNKAILFVDDEQIILMSLKSQLKKHFGNEYRYETAQNTEEAWSIIEELAEEGIDILIIISDWLMPNQRGDEFLRDVHKTYPGIKKIIISGHIDELSLNKLRGEVDLHSFLNKPWSESDLIKKVEDAIAKIA; encoded by the coding sequence ATGAATAAAGCCATCCTCTTCGTCGATGACGAACAAATCATTCTGATGAGTCTGAAGTCTCAGCTCAAAAAACATTTTGGGAACGAGTATCGTTATGAAACGGCCCAAAATACAGAAGAGGCGTGGTCTATCATCGAAGAGTTGGCAGAAGAAGGAATCGACATTCTCATCATCATCTCCGATTGGCTCATGCCAAACCAAAGAGGAGATGAGTTCCTTCGAGATGTACACAAAACTTATCCAGGGATTAAAAAAATAATTATTTCTGGTCACATCGATGAGCTTTCACTCAATAAATTGCGAGGGGAAGTAGACTTACATAGTTTTTTAAACAAACCATGGTCTGAGTCGGATTTAATCAAAAAAGTAGAAGACGCCATTGCGAAGATTGCCTAG
- the thiM gene encoding hydroxyethylthiazole kinase: MSQSIIQNTIDDLESLRSKSPLVHNITNYVVMNNTANALLAIGASPIMAHAIEEVEEMVTICSATVINIGTLSEPWIQSMEKAAAKAVSIGKPLILDPVGAGASNLRNMAIRRILGAGSPSIVRGNASEILSTLNSSGKTKGVDSTDSSDSAVDSGKSLSKVTGGVVVISGATDYILSGTDKAQVRNGDPLMTKVTGLGCTASAICGAFAAIQANQFRAATSAMAVMGIAGEMAKTKTSSPGSFQVAFLDALYEISPDTIKQKLNGE, encoded by the coding sequence ATGTCTCAATCAATCATTCAAAACACAATCGACGACTTAGAATCTTTACGTTCTAAATCACCACTCGTTCACAACATTACAAACTATGTTGTCATGAATAACACCGCGAATGCACTTCTTGCTATTGGCGCCTCTCCGATTATGGCTCATGCCATCGAAGAAGTCGAAGAGATGGTTACAATCTGTTCGGCAACGGTCATCAACATTGGAACTCTTTCAGAACCTTGGATCCAAAGTATGGAAAAAGCAGCAGCAAAAGCTGTTTCTATTGGAAAACCACTGATACTGGATCCTGTGGGTGCCGGAGCGAGTAACTTGCGTAATATGGCAATTCGACGAATCTTAGGTGCAGGTAGCCCGAGTATTGTTCGAGGAAATGCTTCTGAAATTCTATCCACACTCAATTCTTCTGGAAAAACTAAAGGAGTTGATTCTACAGATTCTTCGGATTCAGCAGTGGATTCAGGAAAGTCTCTTTCCAAAGTCACTGGTGGTGTGGTTGTGATCTCAGGTGCAACAGATTATATCTTAAGTGGAACAGACAAAGCGCAAGTGAGAAACGGTGACCCTCTCATGACAAAGGTAACTGGTCTTGGTTGTACTGCTTCTGCTATTTGTGGTGCCTTTGCTGCCATACAAGCAAACCAATTTCGTGCTGCCACCTCTGCTATGGCTGTGATGGGAATCGCCGGAGAAATGGCAAAAACCAAAACGTCTTCTCCAGGTAGTTTCCAAGTAGCATTTTTGGATGCACTTTATGAAATAAGTCCAGATACCATAAAACAAAAGTTAAATGGTGAATAA
- the thiE gene encoding thiamine phosphate synthase: MVNKINGVYLVTDRPLCFHHNLAEVVRLSALGGVNLVQLREKETNSRQFLELAKHIKEILTPFQVPLLINDRIDICLAAGADGVHLGQSDLPWMEARRLLGSSAIIGLSLETKEDYHSLIQTEPKPNLDYIAVSPVFDTATKTNTKPAWGLEGLHWLRTQTTIPIVAIGGIKESNAKSVIEAGADSLAVVSAICSAKDPKFVTETLSKKFHA; this comes from the coding sequence ATGGTGAATAAAATCAATGGGGTCTATTTGGTAACAGATAGACCTCTTTGTTTCCACCATAATTTGGCGGAGGTAGTGCGACTTTCTGCCCTTGGGGGAGTAAACCTTGTCCAACTTAGAGAAAAAGAAACAAACAGCCGTCAATTTTTAGAATTAGCAAAACATATAAAAGAAATCCTAACCCCTTTTCAGGTCCCTCTCCTTATCAATGACCGCATTGATATTTGTTTGGCGGCCGGTGCCGATGGTGTCCACCTTGGCCAATCAGACCTTCCTTGGATGGAAGCTCGTCGTCTCCTTGGATCTTCTGCCATTATTGGTCTTTCCTTGGAAACCAAAGAAGACTATCATTCTTTGATACAAACAGAACCAAAACCTAATTTAGATTATATTGCCGTATCTCCCGTATTCGATACGGCCACCAAAACCAATACAAAACCAGCTTGGGGATTAGAAGGCCTCCATTGGTTAAGAACTCAAACCACAATTCCTATTGTTGCTATCGGCGGAATTAAAGAATCGAATGCGAAATCTGTAATTGAAGCAGGTGCCGATTCGCTTGCAGTAGTCAGTGCGATTTGTTCGGCAAAAGATCCGAAATTTGTAACGGAAACTTTATCGAAAAAATTCCATGCATAA
- the queG gene encoding tRNA epoxyqueuosine(34) reductase QueG yields MTNPIYQIRSQIKTICEKEGFSLVGFAEAKIPASDLEHLEEWILENRFGNMTWFAKDHAVGIRNRFENLGLAPRSVICLGFVYRSNEGEQVVSQMESKVSRYALGSDYHSVLKEKGNRILKTLRSEFPGHKFRQSVDSLPIAEKILTRESGIVWQGKNTNLIHPTLGSYFFLSTILTDLELGGPDPEEIVTDHCGSCRKCLDVCPTGALEEYKIDARKCISYLTIEDRETSEISESFLQWDRKGWVYGCDLCQEVCPWNANVAKRNRVETTEPKFLPRAFWTDPEFTEKTHLTKQEFGAYFQDSPIERIGFEIWNRNLQQRDTNE; encoded by the coding sequence ATGACAAATCCAATCTATCAGATTCGTTCTCAAATTAAAACCATTTGTGAAAAAGAAGGTTTTTCTTTGGTTGGATTTGCAGAGGCAAAAATCCCTGCTTCCGATTTAGAACATCTAGAGGAATGGATTTTGGAAAACCGGTTTGGAAATATGACTTGGTTTGCCAAAGACCATGCGGTGGGAATTCGGAACCGTTTTGAAAATTTGGGCCTTGCCCCTCGTTCTGTGATTTGTCTTGGATTTGTTTACCGGTCAAACGAGGGAGAGCAAGTTGTTTCCCAAATGGAATCCAAAGTTTCTCGTTATGCGTTAGGTTCTGATTATCATAGTGTTTTAAAAGAGAAAGGCAATCGAATTTTAAAGACTCTTCGCAGTGAGTTTCCTGGTCATAAATTTCGTCAATCCGTGGACAGTTTGCCTATCGCTGAAAAAATCCTGACAAGAGAGTCGGGGATTGTTTGGCAGGGAAAAAATACAAATTTGATCCATCCAACATTAGGGTCTTATTTTTTTCTCTCCACCATTCTAACCGATTTAGAGTTAGGTGGACCAGATCCAGAAGAAATTGTCACGGACCACTGCGGGAGTTGTCGTAAATGTTTGGATGTTTGTCCTACAGGAGCCCTCGAAGAATATAAAATAGATGCAAGAAAATGTATTTCTTACTTAACCATCGAGGATAGAGAAACTTCGGAAATTTCAGAATCATTTTTGCAATGGGACCGAAAGGGTTGGGTGTATGGTTGTGATCTTTGCCAAGAAGTTTGCCCTTGGAATGCAAATGTGGCTAAACGGAACCGGGTTGAAACTACGGAGCCAAAATTTTTACCCAGAGCCTTCTGGACAGATCCCGAATTTACTGAAAAAACACATCTCACAAAACAAGAGTTTGGTGCTTATTTTCAGGATTCACCGATTGAAAGGATTGGCTTTGAAATTTGGAATAGGAATTTACAACAAAGAGATACTAACGAATAA
- a CDS encoding LIC_11502 family protein, translating into MGEKKNEVYLNEIKSKLPSHLYVHVPKLVSLFPQIEALVTLPQGIPDLLRKGIYFALLQSVVRLIDRNTDPLLPEILPEYGELIRSVSETYSILHPEAESNWLDECIQFGDKSAYHWEWKHFDSRELF; encoded by the coding sequence ATGGGTGAAAAGAAGAATGAAGTGTATCTTAATGAAATTAAGTCAAAGTTGCCAAGCCATTTGTATGTCCATGTCCCAAAACTCGTTTCCTTATTTCCACAAATAGAAGCCCTAGTCACCCTTCCCCAAGGAATTCCAGACTTACTACGAAAGGGAATTTATTTTGCATTACTGCAATCTGTGGTTCGTCTCATCGACAGAAACACGGACCCGCTCCTTCCAGAAATCCTTCCTGAATATGGGGAACTCATTCGTTCTGTTTCCGAAACCTATTCTATTTTACATCCGGAAGCAGAGTCCAACTGGTTAGACGAATGCATCCAATTTGGAGACAAATCTGCTTATCACTGGGAGTGGAAACATTTTGATTCGAGAGAGTTGTTCTAG
- a CDS encoding acyl-CoA thioesterase, giving the protein MIRTDIQIRFNDMDPMRRVNNASYSSYLELARLDFCNRYLSVSELDDIPFVLARVEMDLKASVLPGASIFVETWVSSIGTTSWEFSYEIRDQKTNVLYVSAKTVQVYFDYRAKSKKPIPPDFLKSLEKESL; this is encoded by the coding sequence ATGATTCGAACTGATATCCAAATTCGATTTAATGACATGGACCCCATGCGAAGAGTCAATAACGCTAGTTATTCGTCCTATTTAGAGTTAGCAAGATTAGATTTTTGCAATCGTTACTTATCGGTATCAGAACTAGATGACATTCCTTTTGTTTTAGCTCGAGTAGAAATGGATTTAAAGGCCTCGGTTTTACCTGGTGCTTCCATTTTTGTAGAGACGTGGGTTTCTTCCATTGGCACTACCTCTTGGGAATTTTCTTACGAGATTCGAGATCAAAAAACAAATGTTCTTTATGTTTCGGCAAAGACTGTGCAAGTTTACTTTGATTACCGAGCCAAATCCAAAAAACCCATCCCACCAGATTTTTTAAAATCTTTAGAAAAGGAAAGTTTGTAA
- a CDS encoding OmpA family protein: MVWISLMLVGMGFLLLWIWTNSPKNKGSAPILRGLENSTFEKNTNVTESTIREFSVLFAAGSSQLEKQSMDSLRFHFNSGILSQIEYVTLIGSADASGNLAKNRRLVKERVLIVEKNLVSWGISKDKIKKSFLDPIYGRSPESRRLLRSVQIQYKIET, from the coding sequence ATGGTTTGGATATCCCTAATGTTAGTCGGAATGGGCTTTCTTCTCCTTTGGATTTGGACAAACAGTCCAAAAAATAAAGGGTCTGCACCTATTTTACGCGGATTGGAAAATTCCACTTTTGAAAAAAATACAAATGTTACGGAATCCACGATTCGGGAATTTTCTGTTCTCTTTGCTGCTGGTTCCTCTCAATTGGAAAAACAATCGATGGATTCGTTACGATTCCATTTTAACTCTGGTATTTTATCCCAAATAGAATATGTTACACTCATTGGTTCGGCTGATGCATCGGGCAATCTTGCAAAAAATCGACGTTTAGTGAAAGAGAGAGTTCTCATTGTAGAAAAAAATTTGGTCTCTTGGGGAATTTCCAAAGATAAAATAAAAAAGTCTTTTTTAGATCCAATTTATGGAAGAAGTCCTGAATCGCGAAGGTTATTACGATCGGTCCAGATCCAATACAAAATAGAAACATAG